The following proteins come from a genomic window of Achromobacter deleyi:
- a CDS encoding GAF domain-containing protein produces the protein MNTNHLPGAQRKRFWQKKWPREVLFNGPPIIVAGSAAVKSWRDTLFDEWIFGLATAACVWLILATIVRVATARAEDQKEGPDVIHEGLYAAVSTVHTMLSEWCNKRKCGADIRATFHRVVPPIHDPREIEQIINYAGSNGEGVGRKFPIHTGITGRAIRNKKPLVMSSQNGTEEQLRTELVHEWGYTEAEARKLGPGRYSAMAVPVLDRSGQHPIGVIYLDSSDRALFERDDVVEIVGAGTKAISDFVTKRY, from the coding sequence ATGAACACAAATCATCTTCCGGGGGCACAACGAAAACGCTTCTGGCAAAAAAAGTGGCCCAGAGAAGTCCTGTTTAACGGGCCTCCTATCATCGTGGCAGGTTCGGCCGCAGTGAAAAGTTGGCGAGATACCCTGTTTGACGAGTGGATATTTGGACTAGCAACCGCAGCCTGCGTCTGGTTGATCTTGGCAACCATAGTTCGGGTCGCAACTGCTCGCGCCGAAGATCAAAAGGAGGGCCCGGACGTCATCCATGAAGGGCTCTATGCAGCGGTATCTACTGTGCATACCATGCTTTCAGAGTGGTGCAACAAACGCAAATGCGGGGCTGACATCCGCGCGACCTTTCACCGAGTCGTACCCCCAATTCATGATCCGCGGGAGATCGAGCAGATCATCAATTACGCAGGTTCGAATGGCGAGGGTGTTGGCCGGAAATTTCCAATCCATACAGGTATAACCGGCAGAGCAATCAGGAATAAGAAGCCTCTGGTGATGTCCAGCCAAAACGGGACAGAAGAGCAACTTCGCACCGAACTAGTACACGAATGGGGATACACCGAAGCAGAAGCTCGCAAACTCGGGCCCGGACGCTACTCTGCAATGGCAGTCCCCGTTCTGGACCGCTCTGGACAGCACCCGATTGGCGTGATCTACTTGGATTCAAGTGACCGCGCTCTCTTCGAACGCGATGATGTTGTGGAAATTGTTGGCGCTGGCACCAAGGCCATTAGCGACTTTGTCACGAAAAGGTATTGA
- a CDS encoding cytochrome c1, with protein MIKKLMGAVALMLLTCTATFAAEGGYPLDKAPYRVNDMASLQNGAKLFVNYCLNCHSASSMRYNKLKDIGLTDQQIKESLLFTGEKVGDMMTVAMTPKDAKKWFGTTPPDLSVIARAKSVNAGPSGSDYIYTYLRTFYRDTSRATGWNNLVFPAVGMPHALWERQGPRELTTVAMHEVEGKDGAPQSWERVTTVYDAQGFSTVKAEPVASYHGHATFEAKFKAANPAQIATYDNDVADLTAFMAWMAEPVQTFRVQLGVGVMLFLLLFFLVMWRLNASYWKHVR; from the coding sequence ATGATCAAGAAGCTGATGGGTGCCGTGGCGTTGATGCTGCTCACGTGTACCGCCACGTTCGCCGCCGAGGGCGGCTATCCGCTGGACAAGGCGCCTTACCGCGTCAACGACATGGCGTCGCTGCAAAACGGCGCCAAGCTGTTCGTCAACTACTGTCTGAACTGTCACAGCGCATCCTCGATGCGCTACAACAAGCTCAAGGACATTGGCCTGACCGACCAGCAAATCAAGGAAAGCCTGCTGTTCACCGGCGAGAAGGTCGGCGACATGATGACTGTCGCCATGACGCCCAAGGACGCCAAGAAGTGGTTTGGCACCACGCCCCCGGACCTGTCCGTGATCGCGCGCGCCAAATCCGTCAACGCCGGCCCCTCGGGTTCCGACTACATCTACACCTACCTGCGCACGTTCTACCGTGACACCTCGCGTGCCACGGGCTGGAACAACCTGGTGTTCCCGGCCGTCGGCATGCCGCACGCGCTGTGGGAACGGCAGGGTCCGCGCGAGCTGACCACGGTGGCGATGCACGAGGTCGAAGGCAAGGACGGCGCGCCGCAGTCGTGGGAACGCGTCACGACGGTGTACGATGCGCAAGGTTTTTCCACGGTCAAGGCCGAACCGGTAGCCAGCTACCACGGCCATGCCACCTTCGAGGCCAAATTCAAGGCCGCCAACCCGGCCCAAATCGCAACATACGACAACGACGTCGCCGACCTGACCGCGTTCATGGCCTGGATGGCCGAACCCGTCCAGACCTTCCGCGTCCAGCTGGGCGTCGGTGTCATGTTGTTCCTGCTCTTGTTCTTCCTGGTGATGTGGCGCCTGAACGCCTCTTACTGGAAACACGTGCGCTAA
- a CDS encoding imm11 family protein yields the protein MPYLIGMTPAGGVSTQFMPQIDRQLVAKLCLFDTLSDDDLANIPRQIRLTLRSTGRVPAIVGWDGGPFLVNARVRELMETLEPDTHRFLPVEAETMIVGRKSRPFRTYHLLLCPPRVDAVIIEKTEFSKGMGRAGYEAGGCFSYLKGTPLVLDRGAIQDRCFWRLPRQFGVRPAYPHSGISGYFCSDEFWRALRAERLGGWEAKRRCATGARPE from the coding sequence ATGCCGTACCTGATCGGAATGACGCCCGCCGGCGGCGTATCCACCCAGTTCATGCCGCAGATAGACCGCCAGCTGGTCGCCAAGCTGTGCCTGTTCGACACCCTGTCGGACGACGATCTTGCCAACATCCCGCGTCAGATCCGCCTGACCCTGCGCAGCACCGGCCGCGTTCCCGCGATCGTCGGATGGGACGGCGGGCCGTTCCTGGTCAATGCGCGGGTGCGCGAACTCATGGAAACGCTCGAACCCGACACGCACCGCTTCCTGCCGGTCGAGGCCGAGACCATGATCGTCGGCCGCAAGAGCCGGCCGTTCCGCACCTACCACCTGCTGCTGTGCCCGCCGCGCGTGGACGCCGTCATCATCGAGAAGACCGAGTTCTCCAAGGGCATGGGCCGGGCCGGCTACGAAGCCGGCGGCTGCTTCTCGTACCTGAAGGGCACGCCGCTGGTGCTGGACCGCGGCGCCATCCAGGACCGCTGCTTCTGGCGCCTGCCGCGGCAATTCGGCGTGCGGCCGGCCTATCCGCACAGCGGCATCAGCGGCTACTTCTGTTCGGATGAATTCTGGCGCGCCCTGCGCGCCGAGCGTCTTGGCGGCTGGGAAGCCAAGCGGCGCTGCGCGACGGGCGCGCGACCGGAATGA
- a CDS encoding GntP family permease — protein MSSFDIQLLLTALVSVLVLVALIVSRIRMHPLLALLIVSIGVGFATGMEPTAIVKNLTDGAGKTLGAVGVVIALGAMLGKILADSGTTERLANAILNRTSARMIPWTMTLVAFIIGIPMFFEVGLVVMLPLIFSVARKLEGQERFKGSAYVYVGVPVISALAAMHGMVPPHPGPLTAIASLKTTVGPTMIYGFLAALPAMILGGPLYGAFIAPRMTTRPDEALLEQFTAVRAADAGHSVPGVGLGVLAALLPALLMLLHAVAEMLLPKTSSLMHVAAFLGNPLVAMLLGVLFAAVALVLARGGDAEKLRDALGKSLKPIAGIMLIIAGGGAFQQVLTSAKVGDAIVHLTHQFAFPPLVLGWLIAMLLSVSTGSATVGIVGAAGLLAPLAGADPSLNLPLLALSIGCGSLFFNYANHAGFWMVKESFGMTMGEATKTISVVQSIVAVVGLVMVLLFNMLPALG, from the coding sequence ATGTCTTCGTTCGACATCCAACTGTTGCTTACCGCCCTGGTAAGCGTCCTGGTGCTGGTCGCACTCATCGTCTCGCGCATCCGCATGCATCCGCTGCTGGCGCTGCTGATCGTGTCCATCGGCGTCGGGTTCGCCACCGGCATGGAGCCGACCGCCATCGTCAAGAACCTGACCGACGGCGCCGGCAAGACCCTGGGCGCGGTGGGCGTGGTGATCGCGCTGGGCGCCATGCTCGGCAAGATCCTGGCGGATTCGGGCACCACCGAGCGCCTGGCCAATGCCATCCTGAACCGCACCTCGGCGCGCATGATCCCCTGGACCATGACGCTGGTGGCCTTCATCATCGGCATCCCGATGTTCTTCGAAGTGGGCCTGGTGGTGATGCTGCCGCTGATCTTCAGCGTGGCCCGCAAGCTGGAAGGCCAGGAACGCTTCAAGGGCTCGGCCTACGTGTACGTGGGCGTGCCGGTGATCTCGGCGCTGGCCGCCATGCACGGCATGGTGCCGCCGCATCCCGGTCCGCTGACGGCGATCGCCAGTCTCAAGACCACGGTCGGCCCGACCATGATCTACGGCTTCCTCGCCGCCCTGCCCGCCATGATCCTGGGCGGTCCGCTGTATGGCGCCTTCATCGCGCCGCGCATGACGACCCGCCCGGACGAAGCCCTGCTCGAGCAATTCACCGCCGTGCGCGCGGCCGATGCCGGCCATTCCGTGCCCGGCGTGGGCCTGGGCGTGCTGGCGGCCCTGCTGCCCGCGCTGCTGATGCTGCTGCACGCGGTGGCCGAGATGCTGTTGCCCAAGACGTCGTCCCTGATGCACGTGGCGGCCTTCCTGGGCAATCCGCTGGTCGCCATGCTGCTGGGCGTGCTGTTCGCGGCCGTGGCGCTGGTGCTGGCGCGCGGCGGCGACGCCGAGAAGCTGCGCGACGCGCTCGGCAAGAGCCTCAAGCCGATTGCCGGCATCATGCTGATCATCGCCGGTGGCGGCGCCTTCCAGCAGGTGCTGACCAGCGCCAAGGTCGGCGACGCCATCGTCCACCTGACCCACCAGTTCGCGTTCCCGCCGCTGGTGCTGGGCTGGCTGATCGCCATGCTGCTGTCGGTGTCCACCGGGTCGGCCACGGTCGGCATCGTCGGCGCGGCTGGCCTGCTGGCGCCGCTGGCCGGCGCCGATCCCTCGCTCAACCTGCCGCTGCTGGCGCTGTCGATCGGCTGCGGCTCGCTGTTCTTCAACTACGCCAATCACGCCGGGTTCTGGATGGTGAAGGAATCCTTCGGCATGACGATGGGCGAGGCCACCAAGACGATCTCGGTGGTGCAGTCCATCGTGGCGGTGGTTGGCCTGGTGATGGTGCTGCTGTTCAACATGCTGCCCGCCTTGGGCTGA
- the gcvA gene encoding transcriptional regulator GcvA: MRSNRSLPALVSLRAFEAAARRLSFSLAGEELFVTQSAISHHIQRLEAELGVALFERRTRAVALTPAGQAYYERVHAAFTLLRQGTDDIRAPAAARHTLRVGLLASFATRWLAPRLADFAAAHPDIDLQLLPDIGLADVAGGEVDVAIRYGRGTWPGVKARRIMAERLSVVCAPALLAGRRRPRTPADLLRHPLLVSHTRHPFEWDTWSRHHGLDLGRAQTVHLHDYNIVVEAALAGQGLAMGRHRMIAAQLASGALVEALPGTTLDDPRIGWWFVSPRGKADAAAQAFQAWLMRAAAEG, translated from the coding sequence ATGCGATCCAATCGATCCCTGCCCGCCCTGGTCTCGCTGCGCGCCTTCGAGGCCGCCGCCCGGCGCCTGAGCTTCAGCCTGGCGGGCGAAGAGCTGTTCGTCACCCAGAGCGCCATCAGCCACCATATCCAGCGGCTGGAGGCGGAACTGGGCGTGGCGCTGTTCGAGCGCCGCACCCGCGCCGTGGCGCTGACGCCGGCCGGGCAGGCCTATTACGAGCGGGTCCATGCCGCGTTCACGCTGCTGCGCCAGGGCACCGACGACATCCGCGCGCCGGCCGCCGCGCGCCACACGCTGCGCGTCGGCCTGCTGGCGTCATTCGCCACGCGCTGGCTGGCGCCGCGGCTGGCGGACTTCGCCGCGGCCCACCCCGACATCGACCTGCAACTGCTGCCCGACATCGGCCTGGCCGACGTGGCGGGCGGCGAAGTCGATGTGGCCATCCGCTACGGCCGTGGCACCTGGCCGGGCGTCAAGGCGCGCCGGATCATGGCGGAGCGGCTGTCGGTGGTGTGCGCCCCCGCGCTGCTGGCGGGCCGGCGACGGCCGCGCACGCCGGCGGACCTGCTGCGCCATCCCTTGCTGGTCTCGCACACCCGGCATCCGTTCGAGTGGGACACGTGGTCGCGCCATCATGGCCTGGATCTCGGCCGCGCCCAGACCGTGCACCTGCACGACTACAACATCGTCGTCGAGGCGGCGCTGGCGGGGCAGGGCCTGGCCATGGGCCGCCACCGCATGATCGCCGCGCAGCTGGCCAGCGGCGCCCTGGTCGAGGCCCTGCCGGGCACCACCCTGGACGATCCGCGCATCGGCTGGTGGTTCGTGAGCCCGCGCGGCAAGGCCGATGCCGCCGCCCAGGCATTCCAGGCGTGGCTGATGCGGGCCGCGGCGGAAGGCTGA
- a CDS encoding RidA family protein: MTRTISGRATELGLALDPAAAPAANYVPFVQEGNLLYISGQISRAGGKAAFLGQLGNQISEADGVAAARLSALGILAQIAAATGDRLDRVARVVRLGVFVASTPDFNRQSAVANGASDLMVEVFGDAGRHARSAVGVASLPQGVAVEVEAVIALTPA, translated from the coding sequence ATGACCCGTACGATCTCCGGCCGCGCGACCGAACTCGGCCTTGCGCTGGACCCCGCGGCCGCGCCCGCCGCCAATTACGTCCCCTTCGTGCAAGAGGGCAACCTGCTGTACATCTCGGGCCAGATCTCGCGCGCCGGCGGCAAGGCGGCGTTCCTGGGCCAGCTGGGCAACCAGATTTCCGAGGCCGACGGCGTCGCCGCCGCGCGCCTGTCGGCGCTGGGCATCCTGGCGCAGATCGCCGCCGCCACCGGCGACCGCCTCGATCGCGTGGCGCGCGTGGTGCGCCTGGGCGTGTTCGTCGCCAGCACGCCGGACTTCAACCGCCAGAGCGCGGTGGCCAACGGCGCCTCGGACCTGATGGTCGAGGTGTTCGGCGACGCCGGCCGCCATGCGCGCAGCGCGGTCGGCGTGGCCTCGCTGCCGCAAGGCGTGGCGGTGGAAGTGGAAGCGGTCATCGCGCTCACCCCCGCCTGA
- the petA gene encoding ubiquinol-cytochrome c reductase iron-sulfur subunit yields MSQDTLVHDDDGAVDPNLPPDPSRRFWVTTACAVGGVAGVATAIPLVSTFSPSEKARAAGAPVEVDVGDIPVGTMKTVEWRGKPVWIIHRSPEQIAGLKTQDALLADPDSKRPGFTPKYAENEGRSRKPELFVCVGICTHLGCSPTSHFETGGGGGMGASWQGGFLCPCHGSTFDLAGRVYKNKPAPDNLEVPPYQYLTDSRIIVGVDEDNKA; encoded by the coding sequence ATGAGTCAGGATACGCTGGTGCATGATGATGACGGTGCGGTTGATCCAAATCTGCCGCCCGATCCTTCGCGACGTTTCTGGGTAACCACCGCCTGTGCTGTGGGTGGCGTAGCAGGTGTCGCAACGGCAATACCGCTTGTGAGCACGTTTTCTCCTTCTGAAAAAGCCCGCGCCGCCGGCGCCCCCGTCGAAGTCGACGTGGGCGACATTCCCGTCGGCACCATGAAAACCGTGGAATGGCGTGGCAAACCGGTCTGGATCATCCACCGGTCTCCTGAACAGATCGCCGGCCTCAAGACCCAGGACGCGCTCCTGGCGGATCCCGACTCCAAACGGCCCGGCTTCACTCCCAAATACGCAGAAAACGAGGGCCGCTCGCGCAAGCCCGAACTGTTCGTCTGCGTCGGCATCTGTACCCACTTGGGCTGCTCGCCCACCTCGCACTTCGAAACTGGCGGCGGTGGCGGCATGGGCGCTTCCTGGCAAGGCGGATTCCTCTGTCCGTGCCACGGCTCTACGTTCGACCTGGCAGGCCGGGTCTACAAGAACAAGCCCGCTCCCGATAATCTCGAAGTTCCGCCGTACCAGTATCTCACCGACTCCCGCATCATCGTGGGCGTTGATGAAGACAACAAGGCCTGA
- a CDS encoding cytochrome b yields the protein MAGEKTVETTGLLGWLDRRFPVTSTWKAHLSEYYAPKNFNFWYFFGSLALLVLVLQIVTGIFLVMHYKPDAERAFQSVEYIMREVPWGWLVRYMHSTGASMFFVVVYLHMLRGLLYGSYRKPRELVWIFGVAIFLCLMAEAFFGYLLPWGQMSYWGAQVIVNLFAAIPFIGPELSIWIRGDYVVSDATLNRFFAFHVIAIPLVLVGLVAAHLVALHEVGSNNPDGIEIKQGPKDKYGRPKDGIPFHPFYTVHDLVGVAGFLLVFAFIVFFAPEMGGYFLEFNNFIPADSLKTPPHIAPVWYFTPFYSMLRATTDEFTWVLAGASVLGAIALLVKSNLKGFMRIAVPGILIVVAVLLRAIDAKFWGVVAMGGTVVILFFLPWLDHSPVKSIRYRPTWHKWIYGIFMVNFLVLGYIGTQPPSPPLNITSQIGTLLYLAFFFLMPVWSRLGTFKKVPDRVTFHAH from the coding sequence ATGGCTGGCGAGAAAACCGTCGAGACGACAGGCCTGTTGGGCTGGCTGGATCGGCGCTTCCCGGTGACCTCCACCTGGAAAGCGCATCTGTCCGAATACTACGCACCGAAAAACTTCAATTTCTGGTATTTCTTCGGCTCGCTGGCACTCCTGGTGCTGGTGCTGCAGATCGTGACCGGCATTTTCCTGGTCATGCATTACAAGCCGGACGCCGAGCGCGCGTTCCAATCCGTCGAATACATCATGCGCGAAGTCCCGTGGGGCTGGCTGGTGCGCTACATGCACTCGACCGGCGCCTCGATGTTCTTCGTCGTGGTCTACCTGCACATGCTGCGCGGCCTGCTCTATGGCTCGTACCGCAAGCCGCGTGAGCTGGTCTGGATCTTCGGCGTCGCGATCTTCCTCTGTCTGATGGCCGAAGCATTCTTCGGCTACCTCCTGCCGTGGGGCCAGATGTCCTACTGGGGCGCACAGGTGATCGTGAACCTGTTCGCGGCCATCCCGTTCATCGGCCCCGAGCTGTCGATCTGGATCCGCGGCGACTACGTCGTGTCCGACGCCACGCTGAACCGCTTCTTCGCCTTCCACGTCATCGCCATTCCGCTGGTGCTGGTGGGATTGGTGGCAGCGCACCTGGTGGCGCTGCACGAAGTCGGCTCGAACAACCCGGACGGCATCGAGATCAAGCAGGGCCCGAAGGACAAGTACGGTCGGCCGAAGGACGGCATTCCGTTCCATCCGTTCTACACGGTGCACGACCTGGTCGGCGTCGCGGGCTTCCTGCTGGTGTTCGCCTTCATCGTGTTCTTCGCGCCGGAAATGGGCGGGTACTTCCTGGAGTTCAACAACTTCATCCCGGCCGACTCGCTCAAGACGCCGCCGCACATCGCCCCGGTCTGGTACTTCACGCCGTTCTACTCGATGCTGCGCGCCACCACCGACGAGTTCACGTGGGTGCTGGCCGGCGCCTCGGTGCTGGGCGCCATCGCGTTGCTCGTCAAGAGCAACCTGAAGGGCTTCATGCGCATCGCCGTCCCCGGCATCCTGATCGTCGTGGCCGTGCTGCTGCGCGCGATCGACGCCAAGTTCTGGGGCGTGGTCGCCATGGGCGGCACCGTGGTCATCCTGTTCTTCCTGCCGTGGCTGGACCATTCCCCGGTCAAGTCGATCCGCTACCGCCCCACCTGGCACAAGTGGATCTACGGCATCTTCATGGTCAACTTCCTGGTGCTCGGCTACATCGGTACGCAGCCGCCCAGTCCGCCGTTGAACATCACGTCGCAGATCGGCACGCTGCTGTACCTGGCATTTTTCTTCCTGATGCCGGTCTGGAGCCGCCTGGGCACTTTCAAGAAAGTGCCTGACCGCGTGACGTTCCACGCCCACTGA
- a CDS encoding glutathione S-transferase N-terminal domain-containing protein: MMVLYSGTTCPFSQRCRFVLFEKGMDFEIRDIDLYNKPEDISVMNPYGQVPILVERDLVLYESNIINEYIDERFPHPQLMPADPVMRARTRLFLYNFEKELFVHVSTLEDRSAKPDEKKLANARQNIRDRLAQLAPMLLKNKYMLGEEFSMLDVAVAPLLWRLDHYGIELPKNAAPLQKYAERIFSRPAYIEALTPSEKVMRR, encoded by the coding sequence ATGATGGTGCTCTATTCCGGAACCACGTGTCCGTTTTCGCAACGCTGCCGCTTCGTGTTGTTTGAAAAGGGCATGGATTTCGAGATCCGCGACATCGACCTGTACAACAAGCCCGAAGACATCTCGGTGATGAACCCGTACGGTCAAGTGCCCATTCTGGTCGAGCGCGACCTGGTCTTGTACGAGTCGAACATCATCAACGAGTACATCGACGAGCGCTTCCCGCACCCGCAGCTCATGCCGGCCGATCCGGTCATGCGCGCCCGCACCCGCCTGTTCCTGTACAACTTCGAGAAAGAGCTGTTCGTCCACGTCTCGACGCTGGAAGACCGCAGCGCCAAGCCCGACGAGAAGAAGCTGGCCAACGCCCGCCAGAACATTCGCGACCGCCTGGCCCAGCTGGCCCCGATGCTGCTCAAGAACAAGTACATGCTGGGCGAGGAATTCTCCATGCTCGACGTGGCCGTGGCCCCGCTGCTGTGGCGCCTGGACCACTACGGCATCGAACTGCCCAAGAACGCGGCTCCGCTGCAAAAGTACGCCGAACGCATCTTCTCGCGCCCGGCCTACATCGAAGCGCTGACGCCTTCGGAAAAAGTGATGCGTCGCTAA
- a CDS encoding Nif3-like dinuclear metal center hexameric protein, whose translation MSKVDSHVLAAWLDDTLQAARFKDYCPNGLQVEGRSEVGHIITGVTASEALLRIAVERGADAVLVHHGWMWRNEDRRVIGTRRTRMALALKNDLNLYAYHLPLDAHPTLGNNAQLARVLGLQPERRDDGAPRTCGPDNLVWLGAAPDLATLGQLAARIQQRLGRQPLVVGNPDQPLARIAWCTGGAQGMLADAIDAGATAYITGEASESTFHLAQETGVAFLGAGHHATERYGIQALGHAVAERFGIKVEFVDLDNPV comes from the coding sequence ATGAGTAAAGTGGACTCCCACGTCCTGGCCGCCTGGCTGGACGACACCCTGCAAGCCGCCCGTTTCAAAGACTACTGCCCCAACGGGCTGCAGGTGGAAGGTCGATCCGAAGTCGGACACATTATCACCGGTGTCACCGCCAGCGAAGCCCTGTTGCGCATCGCCGTCGAACGCGGCGCCGACGCGGTGCTGGTCCATCACGGCTGGATGTGGCGCAACGAGGACCGCCGCGTCATCGGCACGCGCCGCACCCGCATGGCGCTGGCCCTGAAGAACGACCTCAACCTCTACGCCTACCACCTGCCCCTGGACGCCCATCCCACCCTGGGCAACAACGCCCAGCTGGCCCGCGTCCTGGGCCTGCAACCCGAACGCCGCGACGACGGCGCCCCGCGCACCTGTGGCCCCGACAACCTGGTCTGGCTAGGCGCCGCCCCCGACCTCGCCACCCTCGGCCAGCTCGCCGCCCGCATCCAGCAACGCCTGGGCCGCCAGCCCCTGGTCGTCGGCAACCCCGACCAGCCCCTGGCCCGCATCGCCTGGTGCACCGGCGGCGCCCAAGGCATGCTCGCCGACGCCATCGACGCCGGCGCCACCGCCTACATCACCGGCGAAGCCTCCGAATCCACCTTCCACCTCGCCCAGGAAACCGGCGTCGCCTTCCTCGGCGCCGGCCACCACGCCACCGAACGCTACGGCATCCAGGCCCTGGGCCATGCCGTGGCGGAACGCTTCGGCATCAAGGTCGAATTCGTGGACCTCGACAACCCGGTGTAA
- the mscL gene encoding large conductance mechanosensitive channel protein MscL, which produces MSKATGFVKEFRDFAVKGNAVDLAVGVIIGAAFGRIVDSLVKDIVMPLVNFVLGGSVDFSNKFLVLSMPAGYNGPMTYADLTKAGANVFAWGNFVTIIINFVLLAFVIFWMVKAIYKARTKAEEAPAPAAPAATPEDVALLREIRDLLKRQP; this is translated from the coding sequence ATGAGCAAAGCAACTGGTTTCGTCAAAGAATTCCGGGATTTCGCTGTCAAAGGCAATGCGGTCGATTTGGCGGTTGGTGTGATCATCGGGGCGGCGTTCGGCAGGATCGTCGATTCGCTGGTCAAGGATATCGTCATGCCTCTGGTGAACTTCGTGCTTGGCGGGTCCGTTGATTTCTCGAACAAGTTCCTGGTGCTGTCGATGCCTGCTGGTTACAACGGGCCGATGACGTATGCGGATCTGACGAAGGCGGGGGCCAATGTTTTCGCCTGGGGGAATTTCGTCACGATCATCATCAACTTCGTGTTGCTGGCGTTTGTGATCTTCTGGATGGTGAAGGCGATCTACAAGGCGCGCACGAAGGCCGAGGAAGCGCCGGCGCCGGCGGCTCCGGCTGCGACGCCTGAGGATGTGGCGTTGTTGCGCGAGATTCGGGATTTGTTGAAGAGGCAGCCTTGA
- a CDS encoding ClpXP protease specificity-enhancing factor, with translation MGETSTKPYLIRALHEWCTDNGYTPYITVQVDEHTMVPVAHVRDGQITLNVGTLATNRLVLGNEFIEFQARFSGVTENVYVPVGAVSAIYARETGAGMGFEVQPYEPPAPGAQNASESVPSEAEADAAPGDDGGDDEPKRPRLTIVK, from the coding sequence ATGGGTGAAACTTCGACCAAACCGTATCTGATCCGCGCGCTGCACGAATGGTGCACCGATAACGGCTATACGCCGTACATCACCGTGCAGGTCGACGAGCACACCATGGTGCCCGTCGCCCACGTGCGCGACGGCCAGATCACCCTGAACGTGGGTACGCTGGCCACCAACCGCCTGGTGCTGGGCAACGAATTCATCGAATTCCAGGCCCGCTTCAGCGGCGTGACCGAAAACGTCTACGTACCGGTGGGCGCCGTCAGCGCCATCTATGCGCGCGAAACCGGCGCCGGCATGGGCTTCGAAGTGCAGCCCTACGAACCGCCGGCCCCGGGCGCGCAGAACGCGTCCGAGAGCGTCCCGTCCGAAGCCGAGGCGGATGCCGCCCCCGGCGATGACGGCGGCGACGACGAGCCCAAGCGTCCGCGCCTGACCATCGTCAAGTAA